The following are encoded together in the Acanthochromis polyacanthus isolate Apoly-LR-REF ecotype Palm Island chromosome 14, KAUST_Apoly_ChrSc, whole genome shotgun sequence genome:
- the evx2 gene encoding homeobox even-skipped homolog protein 2, with the protein MMERIRKEMILMERGLHSPVAGKRLSDTPGNSVLEALENSQHGGRLSPRITSASLHGNLGDIPTKSKFEIDSLFGTHHNSENTSSAEISSSESRKKMSIYSEVSQESDINSDVEVGCPSHRSPSQHKENNKGFSDSNSGSSNSSSNSLQNMNGNSSGGSNNSNSDQVRRYRTAFTREQIGRLEKEFYRENYVSRPRRCELAAALNLPETTIKVWFQNRRMKDKRQRLAMSWPHPADPSFYTYMMTHAAATGSLPYPFHSHMPLHYYPHVGVTAAAAAAAATGAASSPFATSIRPLDTFRALSHPYSRPELLCSFRHPGLYQSPAGLNSSAAASAAAAAAAAAAAVSAPSATGPCSCLSCHSSQAASALGSRSASADFTCTASGQRSESGFLPYSAAVLSKTSVPSPDQREESSLNR; encoded by the exons ATGATGGAGAGGATAAGAAAAGAGATGATATTGATGGAGAGAGGTCTGCACAGTCCTGTCGCCGGGAAGAGGCTCTCAGACACGCCTGGAAATTCAGTGCTGGAGGCCCTGGAAAACTCTCAGCACGGCGGACGGCTAAGCCCGAGAATAACTTCGGCTTCTCTCCATGGAAACCTTGGGGACATCCCGACCAAAAGCAAATTTGAAATTGACAGTCTTTTCGGTACGCACCACAACAGCGAGAACACTTCGTCGGCGGAGATTTCCTCGTCGGAAAGCAGGAAGAAAATGAGCATTTACTCCGAAGTTTCGCAAGAATCAGATATTAACAGTGATGTGGAGGTGGGATGCCCCTCGCATCGCTCCCCGAGTCAGCACaaggaaaacaacaaag GTTTTTCAGACAGTAATTCTGGATCTTCCAACTCCAGCTCCAACTCCCTCCAGAACATGAACGGTAATTCATCGGGAGGATCAAACAATTCAAACAGCGACCAGGTCAGAAGGTATCGGACTGCTTTCACCAGAGAACAAATCGGAAGACTGGAAAAGGAGTTTTACAGGGAAAATTACGTTTCGAGACCGAGACGGTGCGAGCTGGCCGCTGCGCTAAATCTGCCCGAAACTACAATTAAG GTGTGGTTCCAGAACAGGCGGATGAAGGATAAAAGGCAGCGTTTGGCGATGTCCTGGCCCCATCCGGCAGACCCCAGCTTCTACACTTACATGATGACGCATGCGGCAGCTACAGGGAGCCTACCTTACCCTTTCCACTCGCACATGCCTCTACATTACTACCCGCACGTCGGTGTcaccgcagcagcagcagccgccgcCGCCACCGGTGCCGCCTCGTCACCTTTCGCCACCTCCATCCGGCCCCTCGATACCTTCCGGGCGCTCTCCCACCCCTACTCGCGGCCAGAGCTCCTGTGCAGCTTCAGGCACCCGGGACTCTACCAGTCGCCCGCAGGCCTCAACAGCTCGGCGGCGGCGTCAGCGGCAGCGGCGGCTGCAGCCGCGGCGGCGGCGGTGAGCGCTCCGTCCGCCACCGGGCCTTGTTCGTGTCTGAGCTGCCACAGCAGCCAGGCGGCCAGCGCGCTGGGCTCCAGGAGCGCCAGCGCTGACTTTACCTGCACAGCTTCCGGGCAAAGATCCGAGAGTGGATTTTTGCCGTATTCTGCCGCTGTCCTCAGCAAAACCTCAGTCCCGTCACCAGACCAACGAGAAGAAAGTTCACTTAACAGATAA